In Luteimonas viscosa, the following proteins share a genomic window:
- a CDS encoding type IV toxin-antitoxin system AbiEi family antitoxin domain-containing protein codes for MASRIQIAKPDIVRAFAAGPRILRTHDVAQIFNQQREFWRLTKSTTLHSFLGFMTEKTNLKPVRFAFPNREVSGYTWGDVPLLETLLGLVEGSYYSHYTAVSIHGLTEQVPKTIYLSRERSSGSTVGRQQPKPFDQKAIDSAFSRPPRVSTNEIELQDEQVRVVLLEGAYQGGLGITTGDINLGGERDLHLRYTGLERTLIDIAVRPFYAGGVFEVAKAFERSKDRLSVNTLAAMLHRMAFGYPYHQVIGYYLERAEYKAPLVELFQRQPMERDFYLTHNMGKTSYISRWRLHVPQGF; via the coding sequence ATGGCCAGCCGTATACAGATTGCGAAACCTGACATCGTCAGGGCATTTGCCGCCGGACCTCGCATCCTGCGAACGCATGACGTAGCCCAAATCTTCAATCAACAGCGAGAATTCTGGCGGCTGACGAAGAGCACCACGCTGCATAGCTTTTTGGGCTTCATGACTGAGAAGACCAACCTCAAGCCTGTGCGCTTCGCTTTTCCGAATCGAGAGGTGTCTGGCTACACCTGGGGCGATGTCCCACTGCTCGAAACGCTACTGGGCCTCGTCGAAGGCAGTTACTACAGCCACTACACCGCGGTAAGCATCCACGGACTTACCGAGCAAGTCCCAAAAACAATTTACCTATCACGGGAGAGGTCGAGCGGCTCCACTGTAGGCAGACAGCAGCCCAAGCCATTCGATCAGAAGGCAATCGATTCTGCGTTCAGTCGCCCTCCACGCGTATCGACGAACGAGATCGAACTCCAAGATGAACAAGTACGCGTAGTGCTACTTGAAGGCGCCTACCAAGGTGGACTGGGCATCACAACTGGCGACATCAACCTCGGCGGCGAACGCGACCTGCACCTCCGCTACACCGGATTGGAGCGAACACTGATCGATATTGCCGTTCGACCCTTCTATGCCGGCGGCGTCTTCGAAGTCGCCAAAGCATTCGAGCGCTCAAAGGACCGGCTTTCAGTCAATACACTGGCCGCCATGCTGCACCGGATGGCATTCGGCTATCCGTACCATCAGGTTATCGGCTACTACTTGGAGCGGGCCGAGTACAAGGCCCCGCTCGTAGAGCTCTTTCAACGACAGCCGATGGAGCGGGACTTTTACTTAACCCACAATATGGGGAAGACGTCGTACATCAGTCGTTGGCGGCTACATGTGCCACAAGGATTCTAG
- a CDS encoding YciI family protein produces the protein MKYLGLAYYNPEKFAAMTPEAVDALVSQCPALDEKMRATGKVLVSASLGEPDKWTTLRPRAGKVQVSDGPYTESKELVGGLFVIEADSHDEAVRLASMHPAATLGEEGGWAVELIPIGFYLGD, from the coding sequence ATGAAATACCTGGGCCTCGCCTACTACAACCCCGAAAAGTTCGCCGCGATGACGCCGGAGGCCGTCGACGCCCTGGTCAGCCAGTGCCCCGCACTGGACGAGAAGATGCGCGCCACCGGCAAGGTGCTGGTGTCCGCGTCGCTCGGTGAGCCGGACAAGTGGACGACGCTGCGGCCGCGCGCGGGCAAGGTGCAGGTCAGCGACGGCCCCTACACAGAGTCGAAGGAATTGGTGGGCGGCCTGTTCGTCATTGAGGCGGACAGCCACGACGAGGCGGTGCGCCTCGCCTCCATGCATCCGGCCGCCACGCTGGGCGAGGAAGGCGGCTGGGCGGTCGAACTCATCCCGATCGGCTTCTACCTCGGCGACTGA
- a CDS encoding nucleotidyl transferase AbiEii/AbiGii toxin family protein, which produces MKKKGVAAEAALGSELEKIKKAGIVAMFADDDLMDLLVLKGGNAMDIVHRVHSRASVDLDFSMRDDLDYGVAKPKLERALTSTFDLEGYVAFDVSLSPRPSKMPDELAAFWGGYLVEFKLISKKRADEVDYDLETMRREAVRLGEGSKFTVDISRHEYVDDKVECELDGYRIFVYSPEMIVCEKLRAICQQMPEYAQVIKRNGLGNQRARDFVDIEALIRQFDVDLASGRARHIVTEMFALKRVPLDLLGLIPGTRDFHALGFEEVRAAMKPGVQIEPFDYYFDFVVGQCSKLESLWHM; this is translated from the coding sequence ATGAAGAAGAAGGGTGTTGCCGCTGAAGCTGCTCTGGGGTCCGAGCTTGAAAAGATCAAGAAGGCCGGGATCGTGGCCATGTTCGCCGATGACGATCTCATGGACCTGTTGGTTTTGAAGGGGGGTAACGCTATGGACATCGTGCACAGGGTCCACTCGCGAGCATCGGTGGATCTCGACTTTTCAATGCGCGATGACTTGGACTACGGCGTGGCGAAACCGAAACTTGAACGAGCGTTGACGTCCACGTTTGATCTTGAAGGCTACGTGGCATTCGACGTGAGTTTGAGCCCTAGGCCGAGCAAGATGCCCGACGAATTGGCAGCTTTTTGGGGTGGGTACCTCGTGGAATTCAAGCTCATCTCTAAGAAGCGGGCTGACGAGGTTGATTACGATCTCGAGACCATGCGCCGAGAGGCAGTGCGTCTCGGCGAGGGTTCGAAGTTCACTGTCGATATTAGCCGTCACGAGTATGTTGATGACAAAGTTGAGTGTGAGCTCGATGGCTACCGCATTTTCGTCTATTCGCCGGAGATGATTGTGTGCGAAAAACTTCGCGCTATCTGTCAACAGATGCCGGAGTACGCGCAGGTCATCAAGCGAAACGGACTCGGCAATCAAAGAGCTCGTGACTTTGTTGATATCGAAGCACTGATAAGACAGTTTGATGTCGACCTTGCGTCAGGCCGAGCGAGGCACATTGTTACGGAGATGTTCGCCTTGAAGCGGGTTCCGCTAGACTTGCTTGGCCTTATTCCGGGCACGAGGGACTTTCATGCACTTGGTTTTGAGGAAGTGAGGGCAGCAATGAAGCCCGGTGTCCAAATTGAACCGTTTGACTATTACTTTGATTTCGTCGTTGGACAATGCAGCAAGCTAGAATCCTTGTGGCACATGTAG